The following proteins are co-located in the Halostella salina genome:
- a CDS encoding universal stress protein, which yields MYDRLLLPTDMSAGVDRAIEHAIDAARRYDAELHVLYVVDADAYSSYPGDEYVHEFEGLEHALEEAGRDAVEAIVARADDAGIDTETEIRHGTPHEEILAYGDEADIDLTVVGSKNRSGEYRRLLGSVAERVARLSEKPVTVVKTPV from the coding sequence ATGTACGACCGATTGCTTCTCCCCACCGACATGAGCGCCGGCGTCGACCGAGCGATCGAGCACGCGATCGACGCCGCCCGGCGGTACGATGCCGAACTGCACGTGCTGTACGTCGTCGACGCCGACGCGTACAGCTCGTACCCCGGCGACGAGTACGTTCACGAGTTCGAGGGGCTCGAACACGCCCTCGAAGAGGCGGGGCGGGACGCCGTCGAGGCCATCGTCGCCCGGGCCGACGACGCCGGAATCGACACGGAGACGGAGATCCGACACGGCACCCCGCACGAGGAGATCCTCGCGTACGGTGATGAGGCGGACATCGATCTCACGGTCGTCGGGTCGAAGAACCGGTCCGGCGAGTATCGTCGGTTGCTCGGCAGCGTCGCCGAGCGCGTCGCTCGGCTGTCCGAAAAGCCGGTGACGGTGGTGAAAACGCCCGTCTGA
- a CDS encoding ABC transporter ATP-binding protein — protein sequence MTDRTPAIETHELTKRYPDGTLAVDDLDLSVAAGEVYGFLGPNGAGKSTTIDVLVGVLEPTAGSATVLDRDVATDSRAVRSSTGLLPGEFGLFEQLTAREHVRFALDCKRASGEAAALLDRVGLADAADRRTKGFSTGMQRRLALAMALAGDPDLLILDEPTRGLDPNGAREVRSIVREAAARDTTVFFSSHSMSQVEAVCDRVGVLRDGRLVAEGTVDTLIGELDDRRLVVTVDRVSDDLADRLERVDAVSGVSIEDRDVIVSLTTTRGKAAVVDAVESAGAAVVDIGVREPSLADVFAAATTDGGAGTEAAADEPDRASANAEGDA from the coding sequence ATGACGGACCGAACACCGGCAATCGAGACCCACGAGCTGACGAAACGGTATCCCGACGGGACGCTCGCGGTCGACGACCTCGACCTGTCCGTCGCCGCCGGCGAGGTGTACGGCTTCCTCGGCCCGAACGGGGCCGGCAAGTCGACGACGATCGACGTGCTCGTCGGCGTGCTGGAGCCGACCGCCGGCTCCGCGACGGTCCTCGACCGCGACGTGGCGACCGACTCCCGCGCAGTTAGGTCATCGACGGGGCTCCTGCCGGGGGAGTTCGGGCTGTTCGAGCAGTTGACCGCACGGGAGCACGTCCGGTTCGCGCTGGACTGCAAGCGCGCGTCCGGCGAAGCAGCCGCGCTGCTGGACCGCGTCGGTCTCGCCGACGCGGCCGACAGGCGGACGAAGGGGTTCTCGACCGGGATGCAGCGCCGGCTCGCGCTCGCGATGGCGCTCGCCGGCGACCCGGACCTGCTGATCCTCGACGAGCCGACGCGTGGCCTGGACCCCAACGGCGCTCGGGAGGTGCGGTCGATCGTCCGCGAGGCGGCCGCGCGCGACACGACCGTCTTCTTCTCCAGCCACAGCATGTCCCAGGTGGAGGCGGTCTGTGACAGGGTCGGCGTCCTCCGTGACGGTCGGCTGGTCGCCGAGGGCACCGTCGACACCCTGATCGGGGAACTGGACGACCGGCGGCTGGTCGTTACCGTGGACCGTGTCTCGGACGACCTCGCCGACCGGCTCGAACGCGTCGATGCCGTTTCGGGGGTGTCCATCGAGGACCGGGACGTCATCGTGTCGCTGACCACGACTCGGGGGAAAGCCGCGGTCGTCGACGCCGTCGAGTCAGCGGGCGCGGCGGTCGTGGACATCGGCGTGCGCGAGCCGTCGCTGGCGGACGTCTTCGCGGCCGCGACGACCGACGGCGGGGCAGGGACGGAGGCCGCCGCCGACGAGCCTGACCGGGCATCAGCGAACGCGGAGGGTGACGCATGA
- a CDS encoding DUF7576 family protein: MNAENTQENRDVRSPSTPDTNTPRDRAAERVVNRSIRVLLDSNASHRCDHCGEEINEGTRYRNVTVRERPGEISDYAFCNEECLSAGFV, encoded by the coding sequence ATGAACGCAGAAAACACGCAGGAGAACCGAGACGTACGATCACCGTCGACGCCGGACACGAACACCCCCCGCGACCGGGCCGCCGAACGCGTGGTGAACCGGTCGATCCGGGTGTTGCTCGACTCCAACGCCTCCCACCGGTGTGACCACTGCGGCGAGGAGATCAACGAAGGAACCCGGTACCGAAACGTCACCGTCCGTGAACGTCCCGGCGAGATATCGGACTACGCGTTCTGCAACGAGGAGTGTCTCTCCGCCGGGTTCGTCTGA
- a CDS encoding aldo/keto reductase, whose product METVDAGGASIPKLGLGTWQNTGETCTETVRTALELGYRHVDTAEAYDNQAAVGEGIAASSVDRESVFLTTKVWRSNLRGEEVRESLRGSLDELGVDYVDLLLIHWPHPRVPVAETLQAMADLRDDGLVRHIGVSNFTRSQLREAMAVADAPIVANQVLYHPYKDQSALREYCVENDVALTAYSPLARGSVLDDDLLARIGERYDSTAAQVALRWLVQQDGVVAIPKSTSRDHLQENLAAFEISLTDAEMARIDDRSGSLGVRLRNRLPSLVRRLPL is encoded by the coding sequence ATGGAGACCGTGGACGCGGGCGGCGCGAGCATTCCGAAACTCGGCCTCGGAACCTGGCAGAACACCGGGGAGACGTGCACGGAGACGGTGCGGACCGCACTCGAACTGGGGTACCGGCACGTGGACACGGCCGAGGCGTACGACAACCAGGCGGCGGTCGGCGAGGGGATCGCCGCGTCATCGGTCGACCGCGAGAGCGTGTTCCTCACGACGAAAGTGTGGCGCTCGAACCTTCGGGGGGAGGAAGTCCGCGAATCCCTCCGCGGGAGCCTCGACGAACTCGGCGTCGACTACGTCGACCTCCTCCTGATCCACTGGCCCCATCCTCGCGTCCCCGTCGCCGAGACGCTCCAGGCGATGGCAGACCTGCGGGATGACGGGCTGGTTCGCCACATCGGCGTCAGCAACTTCACCCGGTCGCAGCTGCGCGAGGCGATGGCCGTCGCCGACGCCCCCATCGTCGCGAATCAGGTGCTGTACCATCCGTACAAGGACCAGTCGGCGCTCCGCGAGTACTGTGTCGAAAACGACGTTGCGCTGACCGCGTACAGCCCGCTTGCCAGGGGCAGCGTGCTCGACGACGACCTGCTGGCGCGGATCGGCGAGCGATACGACAGCACCGCCGCGCAGGTCGCGCTCCGCTGGCTGGTCCAGCAGGACGGCGTTGTCGCTATCCCGAAGTCCACGAGCCGCGACCACCTGCAGGAGAACCTCGCGGCGTTCGAGATCTCCCTTACCGACGCCGAGATGGCGCGGATCGACGACCGCAGCGGTAGCCTCGGCGTCCGACTCCGCAACCGCCTCCCGTCGCTCGTGCGCCGCCTCCCGCTCTGA
- a CDS encoding metal-dependent hydrolase → MMATTHALWGMVLAVPVLVVAPEYAPSAFVAGLAGGLAPDLDLYAGHRKTLHYPVYATLATVPAVGFAIASPSDPSVALGVGLAAAALHAVTDAAGGGLELRPWLASSERAVYSHYHGRWIEPRRWIRYDGAPEDLGLAGVAAVPLVVAGDGPTTAAVALLSVSALYVLLRKPLAALAESLVGLLPGPVLPYVPERYRDA, encoded by the coding sequence ATGATGGCAACGACCCATGCGCTGTGGGGAATGGTGCTCGCCGTCCCCGTCCTCGTCGTCGCTCCGGAGTACGCGCCGTCGGCGTTCGTGGCGGGTCTCGCCGGCGGGCTGGCCCCCGACCTCGACCTCTACGCCGGCCACCGGAAGACGTTGCACTACCCCGTCTACGCGACGCTCGCGACCGTCCCTGCGGTCGGGTTCGCGATCGCGTCACCGTCGGATCCGTCCGTCGCACTCGGCGTGGGACTCGCCGCCGCAGCACTGCACGCGGTGACCGACGCCGCGGGTGGCGGCCTGGAGTTGCGGCCGTGGCTAGCCAGTTCCGAGCGGGCTGTCTACAGCCACTACCACGGCCGCTGGATCGAGCCGCGCCGATGGATTCGCTACGACGGTGCCCCCGAAGACCTTGGACTCGCCGGTGTCGCAGCGGTCCCGCTGGTCGTAGCGGGAGACGGCCCCACTACCGCCGCCGTCGCGCTCCTCTCGGTGTCCGCGCTCTACGTCCTGCTCCGAAAGCCCCTCGCGGCGCTCGCCGAGTCCCTCGTTGGCCTCCTGCCGGGGCCCGTGCTCCCGTACGTCCCCGAGCGCTATCGGGACGCCTGA
- a CDS encoding ABC transporter permease subunit: MNWRYVARTDLLGLCRSRLLWLATAVVGILCAAGAAVPSLVREDPAYTLGVETLFIALGTVVPFVALGLGYRAVVGARESGTMRFLLGLPNRRLDVVVGRVLSRVAATLAVVAVGGAAGLVALVALYDGTALAGPLVVVLGLATMGVVYAVVGVAISASVGSSTKAVGGAFGAYALLFFLWERIPQAVYWLVEGTVPTGGTRPAWFALLQRLNPGAAIGDLTVAQFEWMRNGAYVSNRPTAAQVAGDVPFYLSDAAAVPVLLAWVVGAPLVGYVAFRRSQG, from the coding sequence ATGAACTGGCGCTACGTCGCCCGCACCGACCTGCTCGGACTCTGTCGCTCCCGACTCCTGTGGCTGGCGACTGCCGTCGTGGGGATCCTGTGTGCGGCCGGTGCGGCCGTTCCGTCCCTGGTCAGGGAGGACCCGGCGTACACGCTCGGGGTCGAGACCCTGTTCATCGCCCTCGGAACCGTCGTTCCGTTCGTCGCGCTCGGGCTAGGGTACCGTGCGGTCGTCGGCGCGCGGGAGTCCGGAACGATGCGGTTCCTGCTCGGCCTCCCCAACCGGCGACTGGACGTGGTCGTCGGCCGCGTGCTCTCGCGTGTCGCGGCCACGCTCGCCGTCGTCGCCGTCGGCGGCGCTGCCGGACTCGTGGCGCTCGTGGCGCTCTACGACGGGACCGCGCTCGCCGGCCCCCTCGTCGTCGTGCTCGGTCTCGCCACGATGGGCGTCGTCTACGCCGTCGTCGGCGTGGCGATCTCCGCGAGCGTCGGGTCGAGCACGAAAGCCGTCGGCGGGGCCTTCGGCGCGTACGCCCTCCTGTTTTTCCTCTGGGAGCGGATTCCGCAAGCCGTGTACTGGCTCGTCGAAGGGACCGTTCCCACGGGCGGGACGCGTCCGGCCTGGTTCGCGCTGCTGCAGCGGCTGAACCCGGGCGCGGCGATCGGGGACCTCACCGTCGCGCAGTTCGAGTGGATGCGGAACGGGGCGTACGTCTCCAATCGGCCGACCGCCGCGCAGGTCGCCGGCGACGTCCCGTTCTATCTGTCCGACGCGGCTGCCGTGCCCGTCCTGCTGGCGTGGGTCGTCGGCGCCCCTCTCGTCGGCTACGTGGCGTTCCGGCGGTCCCAGGGATGA
- a CDS encoding ArsR/SmtB family transcription factor, which yields MSGLLPTESDVAIDRNEDPKLLCIDDDRTDEVLATLSSDTSRAVFRALNDEPRTATDVAAELDTSVQSVSYHIENLQEVGLIDVLDTCYSEKGREMAVYGAAEEPYLVFLGPADDQPGLTAAFKRFANALGPVGIVFAVGGAVSRLIGGE from the coding sequence ATGTCAGGGCTGTTGCCCACGGAATCGGACGTTGCGATCGATCGAAACGAGGATCCAAAACTGCTGTGCATCGACGACGACCGGACGGACGAAGTCCTCGCGACGCTGTCCTCGGACACGAGTCGAGCGGTGTTCCGGGCGCTGAATGATGAACCGCGGACGGCGACCGACGTGGCGGCCGAACTCGACACGTCGGTCCAGAGCGTCTCGTACCACATCGAGAACCTGCAGGAGGTCGGTCTCATCGACGTGCTGGACACGTGTTACTCCGAGAAGGGGCGCGAGATGGCCGTCTACGGAGCGGCGGAGGAACCGTACCTCGTGTTCCTCGGACCCGCCGACGACCAGCCGGGGTTGACCGCCGCGTTCAAGCGGTTCGCCAACGCGCTCGGACCGGTCGGCATCGTCTTCGCGGTCGGCGGAGCGGTGTCGCGACTGATCGGCGGGGAGTAG
- a CDS encoding DUF7551 domain-containing protein yields the protein MVGMTLVDIRDHIESLASEDGEYYVLCGRTGERPVPAAGERFADRATARSAARATEQYRTALRRYDPQLPFYDLIVCQDTGPLTDVAGSRRDRNSDGGTPLDRADGRSAGTARRRLVEFSHRVAGAVFETLSDAGHDAVERAVMDAYFDLAETTPDSDDLCLCLLESMATELDRRLPPSEQAELLSAAAARLPSPESRERPVSAVLASLAECGLLDGHGQSTATADSGDGLGPVVLWLSEYALSPQDGRLPVLPIVLELRRHRPDRDPVSVRAAAVDDGWQLTLRRAGESESDGFASAPIGSVE from the coding sequence CTGTGGCCGGACCGGCGAACGGCCGGTCCCGGCCGCCGGGGAGCGGTTCGCCGACCGAGCGACCGCGCGCAGCGCCGCCCGGGCGACCGAACAGTACCGGACGGCGCTCCGCCGGTACGACCCGCAACTCCCCTTCTACGACCTGATCGTCTGTCAGGATACTGGACCTCTGACCGACGTGGCAGGGTCGCGACGCGACCGGAATTCGGACGGCGGGACGCCGCTGGACCGCGCCGATGGCCGGTCCGCGGGCACTGCCCGCCGACGCCTCGTCGAGTTCTCCCACCGTGTCGCCGGGGCCGTGTTCGAGACGCTGTCGGACGCCGGCCACGACGCCGTCGAGCGGGCGGTCATGGACGCGTACTTCGACCTCGCGGAGACGACCCCCGACTCCGACGACCTCTGTCTGTGCCTGCTCGAAAGCATGGCGACCGAGCTCGACCGGCGGCTCCCCCCTTCCGAACAGGCGGAGCTCCTGTCGGCGGCCGCCGCCCGGTTGCCGTCACCCGAATCACGGGAGCGACCGGTTTCGGCGGTGCTCGCGTCGCTGGCGGAATGTGGCCTGCTCGACGGTCACGGGCAGTCTACTGCGACGGCGGATTCCGGCGACGGCCTGGGTCCGGTCGTGCTTTGGCTGTCCGAGTACGCCCTCTCCCCGCAAGACGGCCGGCTCCCCGTACTGCCGATCGTGCTCGAACTCCGCCGCCACCGGCCCGACCGGGACCCGGTGTCGGTCCGGGCCGCCGCCGTCGACGACGGGTGGCAACTGACGCTCCGCCGGGCAGGCGAGTCCGAGTCGGACGGGTTCGCCAGCGCCCCGATCGGGTCGGTGGAGTAG